The Prosthecobacter vanneervenii genome has a segment encoding these proteins:
- a CDS encoding PIG-L deacetylase family protein codes for MPSALAIFAHPDDIEFVAAGTLLQLQARGWDIHYINLCTGNGGSVQMDGPTTTKKRLEEAQEAARILGASFYPPICDDLELTYSVPYLRKVAAVVRMAKPSIVLTHAPSDYMEDHMQACRLAVTAAFSHCIPNFQTDPHLPSYSHDVTVYHAMPHGLCDPLRQKLMAGQYVDTTSVHARKRESLAAHESQKHWLDVSQGMDSYLISMDEASRAVGRLSGKFEYAEGWRRHLHLGFSAKEIDPLKDALGDLCLINEEYEKAKAVPV; via the coding sequence ATGCCTTCCGCACTCGCCATCTTCGCCCATCCTGACGACATCGAATTCGTCGCCGCCGGAACCCTGCTGCAGCTTCAGGCTCGTGGCTGGGACATCCACTACATCAATCTCTGCACCGGCAATGGAGGCTCCGTGCAGATGGACGGCCCGACCACAACGAAGAAGCGTCTCGAAGAAGCCCAGGAAGCCGCACGCATCCTGGGGGCCTCGTTTTACCCGCCGATCTGCGATGACCTGGAGCTGACGTATTCCGTCCCCTACCTGCGCAAGGTGGCGGCCGTGGTACGCATGGCCAAACCCAGCATCGTGCTCACGCATGCCCCCTCAGATTATATGGAGGACCACATGCAGGCCTGCCGGCTGGCAGTCACAGCGGCGTTTTCCCACTGCATCCCCAATTTTCAAACAGATCCCCATCTGCCCTCCTATTCTCACGATGTGACAGTTTACCACGCCATGCCGCATGGCCTGTGCGATCCTCTGCGTCAGAAGCTTATGGCTGGCCAGTATGTGGACACCACCAGCGTGCATGCCCGCAAACGCGAATCTCTCGCCGCCCATGAAAGCCAGAAGCACTGGCTGGACGTGAGCCAGGGCATGGACTCCTACCTCATCAGCATGGACGAGGCCTCCCGTGCCGTGGGCAGACTTTCCGGCAAATTTGAATACGCCGAAGGCTGGCGCAGGCACTTGCATCTGGGCTTTAGCGCCAAAGAAATCGATCCGCTCAAGGACGCCCTGGGCGATCTCTGCCTCATCAATGAGGAGTACGAAAAGGCGAAGGCCGTGCCTGTTTGA
- a CDS encoding NYN domain-containing protein, with product MPASLTYLLVDGHSVIHAWPELLREHRVASRRHLARTELLKRLRNLQDMSGMQGVVVFDGAKQGTNEEREPQGLQIIYADPGTTADTIIERLVARYGKERPMRVVSADGMVRETILSLGAEWISPEILRGMCDSAETSMRARLA from the coding sequence ATGCCCGCCTCGCTCACGTACCTGCTCGTTGACGGCCACAGCGTCATACACGCATGGCCGGAGCTGCTGCGAGAGCATCGGGTGGCCTCGCGCCGCCACCTGGCTCGGACGGAGCTGCTCAAGCGGCTGCGAAATCTCCAGGACATGAGCGGCATGCAAGGGGTGGTGGTCTTTGACGGCGCCAAGCAGGGCACCAATGAGGAGCGCGAGCCCCAGGGGCTGCAGATCATCTACGCAGATCCCGGCACCACGGCGGATACCATCATCGAGCGCCTGGTGGCCAGGTATGGCAAGGAGCGCCCCATGCGGGTGGTCTCCGCGGATGGCATGGTGCGTGAAACAATTCTGTCACTTGGAGCCGAGTGGATCAGCCCCGAAATCCTGCGTGGCATGTGTGACAGCGCTGAAACGAGCATGCGCGCCCGCCTTGCCTGA